CATGCTGCAGGGCTCAAAGGAATGGAAAATTAGtattcctctccttcctcctcacccTCACCTTCAACAGAATCCACACCAACCTCCTCGTAATCCTTCTCCAGGGCAGCCATGTCCTCACGAGCTTCAGAAAACTCTCCCTCCTCCATGCCCTCCCCCACGTACCAGTGAACAAAGGCACGCTTGGCATACATCAGGTCAAACTTGTGGTCCAGGCGAGCCCAGGCCTCAGCAATGGCTGTGGTGTTGCTCAGCATGCACACAGCTCGCTGCACCTTGGCCAGGTCTCCACCAGGCACCACCGTGGGAGGCTGGTAGTTAATGCCAACCTTGAAGCCAGTGGGGCACCAATCCACAAACTGGATGCTGCGCTTGGTCTTGATGGTAGCAATGGCAGCATTGACATCTTTGGGAACCACGTCGCCACGGTACAGCAGGCAGCAAGCCATGTATTTACCGTGGCGAGGGTCACATTTCACCATCTGGTTGGCCGGCTCAAAGCAGGCATTGGTGATCTCTGCTACAGAAAGCTGCTCGTGGTAGGCTTTCTCAGCAGAGATGACGGGGGCGTATGTGGCCAGAGGGAAGTGGATGCGGGGGTAGGGCACCAGGTTGGTCTGGAATTCTGTCAGGTCAACATTCAGGGCTCCGTCAAACCGCAGGGAAGCCGTGATGGAGGACACGATCTGGCTAATAAGGCGGTTCAGGTTAGTGTAGGTGGGGCGCTCGATATCGAGGTTTCTACGACAGATGTCATAGATGGCCTCGTTGTCTACCATGAAGGCACAATCAGAGTGCTCCAGGGTGGTGTGGGTGGTGAGGATGGAGTTGTAGGGCTCCACCACAGCTGTGGAAACCTGGGGGGCTGGGTAGATGGAGAACTCCAGCTTGGACTTCTTGCCGTAATCGACAGAGAGGCgttccatcagcagggaggtgaacCCAGAACCAGTTCCCCCACCAAAGCTGTGGAAAACCAAGAAGCCCTGCAGGCCCGTGCACTGGTCAGcctggagagaaagaaaacaaaaggtagCATTTTAATGTCAGGACACATTTCCCATCTGGTTTAGAACACCAATTACCAGTAGTGTAACCCAGTCCCCATTTTGGCAGGCACCACAGAAAATCCTGCCATCTGTTTACCCCATTACACTTGCACTCCAATCCCCTGATCCAccttaaatacatctttatatagGGTATTTACCAGCTTGCGAATTCGGTCCAGGACGAGGTCAATGATCTCCTTGCCAATGGTGTAGTGCCCGCGGGCATAGTTATTGGCAGCATCTTCCTTGCCCGTGATGAGCTGCTCGGGGTGGAAGAGCTGGCGGTAGGTGCCGGTGCGAACTTCATCTGGAAGAGGGAAACAGACCAGCCACCTGTCACTGacagcctgcagggccccggGGTGCCAGGGGCTCCCCCCTCACAGAATTGTCCCAGACCTGTCCCAGCACCCGGGGCTCTCACTGAGGCCACGGAGGCCAACTCACCAATGACCGTGGGCTCCAGGTCTACAAACACGGCCCTGGGCACGTGCTTGCCAGCGCCCGTCTCACTGAAGAAGGTGTTGAAGGAGTCGTCTCCTCCCCCAATGGTCTTGTCACTTGGCATCTGGCCATCGGGCTGGATGCCGTGTTCCAGGCAGTAGAGCTCCCAGCAGGCATTGCCGATCTGGACACCAGCCTGGCCGACGTGGATGGAGATGCACTCACGCTGTGAggataggaggaaaaaaaaagaatttaagccATGGGTGACTGTTGCAGAATCAACTTTCAAAAATTTGGTTTAAAATTCCCTAAAATGTTACCCTTTTCGGTTGGGGAGAAAAGCTACATTTCTTTTAATGAATTTCTCAGCCATCCACAGTGTGGTAGGCCTCTTTCCGGCCTACAACGGCTTAGTCTCGACTTCCTCCTTTTGGGGAGCCATGATAGGGGAAGCGGCCAGCTCTCCATGCAGCTGTGAGATCAGGAAGCACGTGGCCAGGGCCCAGCAGAGGAAATGCCAGGCCCGCAGAGCCTGGGGCGGGGCTCTGCGGCAGGCGATGAATGAGCAATTTCGGGTGCGCACTTGGGCGTGGCCCGGCAGCTGCAAGAGAGGCCCAAGGTGGCCACGTCCAGCCTCCTACCCTGCCCGCAGGCACTGGGCTTGGTCCGGCATGTCCGCAAGTGTCCGGGTACAGCAGGGGATTATCAGCGTCCCACATCTGAGCCAAGATCCGATTTCCGCTCCTTTGCAACCCCCTAACCGCCACCACCTGCTCCCACACAAATTCCTAACGAAGCAAGGAGGGACAGATGGCCCCCTACAGCCTGCCGGGGCTTCATTGTCCTAATACACAGTTGCAGCGCGGAACGCATTCCAGGaattctccccctctcccctccccacattCCAGTTCCAGAAACTCCGGGTCGCGGGAGCCACGCCCTCCAGCCGGACCGCAGCGCCCCAGCGCGCACGCGCAGGCTGCAGGGGCCGTTTCCCGCCGAGGTAACGGTCGCGCGTGCGCTTTGTGTCTCCTGCGCCTTCCCGCCCCCGCGTTTTCGCGCCCAAGAGGAAGTGAGGGCCAGCAGGGACGGCGCGCGTCCGAGAGCCCCGGGCGCGGGGCTgagtggggaggggcgggcgcaGGAAAAAGACTCAGGGTGGGGGAtggtggtatgtgtgtgtggaggggagttCTACCGGCCTCGCGCCCGAGAATTAAGGATTAAAGGAGAGCGCCAAACACGGCGTAAGGGGTCGGCCCTGCGCCCCGCCACGCTCCCCGGAGTCCCTGGGGGAAAAAACCCGGCCACCATCTTCTTTCTGAGGCTCCGCCATTCTCCACAAACCCTTGTTCTCATCTGCCCACGCCGTGCCACCTGCCTCCCACCGTTCGACGCCGGCCCCAGCCCGCGCTAGATAGAGACCCCCGGCGCCTCGCGGTCCTTTATCTCCCCATCTCCCAGCTCGAGGCCGGGCGGCGCGTACTCACCATGGTGGCTAACGAGTTAGGAGGCGGAGAAGAAGACAGGAGCAGACGGCGGGTCCCCGGTTACCGTCCCCGACAAGCTAAGAGTCGAGGTAAGTAACGCACTGAGGCAGGGGCGGCGCCGGAGCCGCTTTAAGTAGCGGCTGCGGAAGGGGGCGGGCGGGCTCCGCCCTCGGTCCCGCGCGCCATTCCGGGCCCGGCCTGGCCGCCGCAGAGGCGGGAtcggcgcccgcgcccgcgccccgcgcccgcgcccgcgccccgcgcccgctcTGGGCGGGTCCCCGGGCCCGCGGCCGCGCGCGCCTCTGCGGTAGTCTGCGGTGGGCGGCCCTGGCGACTtcggggtgggggatgggagtcTCCCGGGCCGTGTGACGGACGCAGAGACCCCCGGCCCCTGGTTCGGTTGGTTCAGCCGCTCATTTTCTTGTTGCTGCCGTTGGTCAGTGAGTTTTGCAGCTTTCTCttctgggctccttgctgggTGATGACTCGGTGTCATCATCACTCGCCGGCAGCGGATTAGCAGTACCACTGGAAAAAGTGGTACCCAATGCTCTGGACATTTGAGGCTGGGAGAAGGGCAGGGTAGGCCTCGCGCTTGGACCTAAAGCCACAGGTTTATGGACACTACCCTAGGgactttaaaaaaaggggggggggtagttgaaaaaaaaaaaaaaacagctttggaaCATTTGGTAGCGGAATTGAAGAAGTGAGATGAAacctgagggtgggggtgggagctaAATCGTTTGACACTGCAGGGTTTTCCGAAGGGCGGATCCCCTGTGCTGATAGAAttttgtagaaagaaaaaaaaaaaaaggtgtcgtGCATTATGTCAGTTGTTTAGAGTTTAGGGCCAAGAGACCCAGGTTAGAGTGGACAGACtagttccccacccccaccgccaggAAAATCTCTTTCAAGATTGTACACTACATTGCTAATCTTTGGAAATGCCTTAAGATGGTTAGGGCTACAGCGTGGCTTTAAAATCGTCGTTAAGCAGAAACCTTGTGCTATTGGTAAACTATTCAAGATGTCCTCCCCATGTTGCAGCAGGTGAACATGACACAGTAAAAATTCACAATTCATGTCCGTTTATTACCTTATTCAGACTTGGTAAAGCCTTCTGATTGCAGACAAATAGCACATTTGCACTGCTAATATTCCTACATGCATTTTGTAAAGATACATGACTCCCATGTCAACCTGGCATGCAAGCTGGAAATTCTTGTTTATTtcccataaaattttttttttagttcttttaaaagattttagacTCAAAACCCCAATTTACACACACTTTTCAAACTTGGTTAGAGAGGGCAGTTACAAATTTGGAAATTGTCACTTCTTAGTCTTTAACCCCTCTTCCTGGTTCTTGAAAGGATACTGAAAATAGTATTTAGCTTTCCTTAACTGGAGGAATGAACGCTAGGGAAGCAGACTGCTGAACTCCACGTCGCCATCTGCCTTGGACAAGAGCCATTTCAGAGCAGGCACCTCCCTCCTCCTGACTCTCTGCAGAATAGCAGCACATTCACTGCAGGGGTTTGCTGCTGTGGGCCCCTCTGTCTCCCTGGATGCCTTCCTAAAACTACTGGCTTTGCTGGTCTTGTTATCTGTGTACTCCCCTGTTGTGCATGCGGAAGTATTTGAGTTTCTTTTTAGGTCCCTGATGATACCTCAGGGTTCACAGAGTAATAGAACTGAAAGATATCTTTAAATAGAACCCAGTCTGGTATGTTTATgccagaaaaatatgaaatagtgATAATTTATTTTGCTTCCTCTTGAGTACCTGAACCAGCAGGGTgacttgcttgcttgcttgcttgcagCCATAGTAAAACTTACAGGGGTCTCTATCATACTGTGCATGTATGTACTTTGTATTCAAGGACTGACAAGGGAGTTGTTATTTGTGTCTCTAACATAAGTGTAGTCTATATACTGGGGGAACATTGTATTTCATTGGACAGGTCTCTGTTTTGTTGTAACTATTTGCGTTGAGTCTTTTCTGTAGTGGGAAACCCAGTGTTGCAGTCTGAGCCACTCCCATCTTCCCTACATATGTTACTGTTCAAAGCCCTCAGTAACTGTTGTTGGTAGTTACATCTTGTGATTCAGACACAGAGTTTTACAAAGCGTTTTGTTAATTTTCCTGGCCCCAAACAAACAGAACATACAAGTAGCAACAATTTACTAAGATCAACAGCTCCTGGGGAGTGATTTTTGTTCTTATTCCAGTGTTAACAGGCTTGCCTACGCCATTTCCTGTTCTGCTTTATTGGCTTTGATGTCAGATATGACTAGATTCTGCTATAACTTTGTTAGGGAATAGTGTTTCGACTTAAACCCTTAATTATCTTTCTTAAGCTTTATTTatgaatagaaataaatattaacttggaatcatctttctttcatttgtcCAATTATTAAATTTTGTCAGATTTATCTGTTTGCCCACCACCTTATTATATCATATCACCCTATTATTGAACAGCTGATAGAATCTGAAATtactttgtatatttatttactcgttttaaagtttttttcctttatgtgGCTTCATGTCTGTTCTGTGGAAGTCCGTTTTGTGGGCACCAAAATGAAAACTCGATTGCCCTTCCTAACCTCACTTTCTTCCATTCTCGCTCATTAAGAGAAtcctatttttaatgtattttatttatttaagatttgttttatatatttgaaagacagagagagagagagagagacagatcttccatcccctggttcactccccaaatggccatgatagccagggttggaccaggcccaagctggaagtccagaactccatccgacctcccaggtaggtggcaggggctcaggtacttgctgctttcccaggtgcattagcagggagctgcattggaagcagagcagtcgagAGCAGAACTGGTGCTCAGAGGGGGGgtactagcactgcaggcattagcttaacccactgctctaaAATGCCAcaccctattttttttaaagcagtatttatttatttatttacatttatttggagagcagagtgacagagatcttccatccactggctcactccctacatGCCTGCAGTAACCAGGGCAGcaccaggctggagcctggagctaggtctctcacatggatgataGGGACTTAGTACTGTTGCCTCTGAAGAACATtaatgggaagcagaggcagaggtggggcttGATCCCAAGTGCTCCAGTAGGGGATGCTAGTATCCCCAAGTAGTGGTCTAATCTACTTTGCCATAATGCCTATCCcccctcatttaaaaaaaaaaagatttttaatttttttaaaaaaagatttatttatttatttgaaagtcagagttacacagagaaaagaagaggcagagagagagagagagagaggtcttccatccactgtttcactccccagttggccgcaacagctggagctgcgctgatctgaagccaggatccaggagcttcttccggtctcccatgcaggtgcagggaaccaaggccttgggccatcttctactgctttcccaggccatagcagagagctggattagaagtggagcagccaggactcgaaccagcacccatatgtgatgctggcactgcagacagcagctttacccactacaccacagcgctggcccctatttatttatttgaaaggcagagcaacagaaagggagatcttccgtctgctggtttgctccccaaatgcccacaacaattgagactagaccaggccaaagccaggagcctggaactccatctgagtttcccatctGAGTAGCAGGAACCTTAGTAGTTAGCCCATggtttgctgtttcccaggtgcattagcaggaagctaggttgaTCCCAAGTACACTGATAAGGGAGGAGGGCgtcccaagaagcagcttaaactgctgtgctgtGGATATTCATTTAACTCTGGGGGACAAATCGAGATAACCTTATTTCCCTTTGCCACATACTTGCTTTCCCAGTCTCTTTTGCAATTGGAACTGGTTCTGACCGATGGAACATTAAGGGAAGTCAGAGTTTCTGGAATGGATTTCCTCCCtgataaaaagaaataactcGCTTGattaaagccttttttttttttttaaacaggcagaatggacagtgagagagagacagagaaaaaggtcttcctttactgttggttcaccctccaatggccaccgcggccggcgcgctgcagccggtgcaccgcactgatccgaagccagaagccaggtacttctccagggctcccatgtgagtgcaaggcccaaggaccttgggcgaccctccactgcactcctgggccacagcagagagctggactgtaagcggagcagctgggacagaatccggcgccccaaccgggactagaacctggtgagccggcgccgcaggcagaggattagcctagtgagctgcggcgccggctgatgaaagccatttttaattatatttccgtctagggcctgcagtgtggcacagtgggttaagccaccacctgctatgccagcttACTAAtaattagggctgggccagtcttaagactcattccaggtctcccatatggatggcagagatccaattatttgagcgatcactgctgcttcccagtatttgtaccaagaagctggaatccaaagctGGGGGTGGGAATCAAGCCCAGGCATTCAGATACAGGGTGCAAGCTCtggttaaagatttacttatttacttgaaaggcagagttacctagagggagagacccagagaaacttccatctgctggttcacagtgactgcaatggccaatgctggccCGGGCCAgatccaagagcctggaactgtgtacaggtttcccacgtgggagctgctttcccaggtgaattaattgggaactgcatcagaagtagagcagccaggactcaaactggcactcatttgggatgctggtgctagaatcacgggcagcagcttaaccagctactgGGATGCAAGCTCTTAACCCAGCTATTAACCCATACCCTAACTGCTAGGTTTAATGCCTGCCTCAAgcattagaatttttttctgtagatttcttcttcttttgttgttgttattaggTTTATTTGTAGTcattaacttgattttttaaacagattttgtttatttatttgagaggtagagttacagagaaagggagagacagagagaaaggtcttcatcctcggattcactccccaagtggccgcaatggctggagctgcgctgatctgcttctcctaggtctcccacgtagttgcaggacccaagcacttgggccatattccactgctttcccaggcacattagcagggagcaatcAGGAtacaaaacagtgcccatatgggatgctggcgccacaggtggcagcttaagccactatgccacagcacaggcccccttacttgatttttttaaaaaagacttatttatttatctgaaagtcaaagttacagcgagagagagggaaagagagagagagagagagagagagagatcttccacccactggttcactcctcagatggctgacaTGGCCAgagtttggccaggccaaagccaggagccaagaggttctttctggtctcccatgtgggtacaggggcccaagtacttgggccatcttctgctgcttttcccaggccattagcaggagctcaattggaagtagagcaggtgggactcaaaccggtgcccatatggggtttTAGTGTTGCAGGGGgttggcgctgcagctcactaggctaatcctccgccttgtggcgccggcacaccgggttctagtcccggtcggggcgccggattctgtcctggttgcccctcttccagaccagctctctgctgtggccagggagtgcagtggaggatggcccaagtgtttgggccctgcaccccatgggagaccaggagaagtacctggctcctgccatcagatcagcgtggggcgccggccgcagtgcgccggccgcagaggccattggagggtgaaccaatggcaaaaggaagacctttctctctgtctctctctcactgtccactctgcctgtcaaaataaataaataaataaataaataaataaataaataaatagtgttgcagggagtggctttacccatgaggccacagtgctgacccctggtACTTGATTTTTTCTTGATGTTATTATAGATTAAtgaaacttttcattttctttttttgtgaatgtatagaattatgatttttttcaattttttaaaaaatattggctggcgccgcggctcactaggctaatcctccgcctagcggcgccggcacaccgggttctagtcccggttggggcgccggattctgtcccggttgcccctcttccagtccagctctctgctgtggccagggagtgcagtggaggatggcccaagtgcttgggccctgcaccccatgggagaccaggaaaagcacctggctcctggctcctgccatcggatcagcgcagtgcactggccgcagcgcgccagccgtggcagccattggagggtgaaccaacggcaaaaggaagacctttctctctctctctctcactgtctactctgcctgtcaaaaaataaaaaaaataaaaaaaaataattatttatttatttgaaaggcagagttacagagagggagaaacatagagagattttttatctgctggttcaatccccaagttgctgcaatggcgggagctgaaccagtccaaaactaggagccaggggcttcttgcaggtctcccatgtgggtgcaagggcccaagcacttgggtcatcttccgttgctttcctacaccatcagtagggagctggatcagaagtggaacagctgagaaccagcgcctgtatgggatttTGACATTGCATGCGGCAGCCTTACCACTATGCAACAACCCCAGCCCCtcagatacttatttatttgaaaggcagagtgacagagagagaaagacaaagagatttttcacctgctgattcataaCCAGGGCTGTCCAagttaaagccaggagtccagaacttaatccaggtctctcacatgggaggcagctCATGTACAtatgagctatcacctgctgcctcccagagtgtacattagcatgaagctggattaagAGCGGAGCTGGTGCTCAGatagggaatgcaggcatctcaagcagtgtctctGCTGCTGAGCCAAGCACCCATCCCTAGCTCACGATTTGGTAGGCTGAGAGTCCGGGACTGGGTGACCCCAATTATTCAGCACGTTGTGAGATCTCCCTTGGCTGCATCACAATATGCAGATGGCGTCATGGCAGGAGCATGGTTAGGTGGGAAAGCAGAGACTGCAGTGTGGCCAATGTGTTCTTTCTAGTGGCCTGTTTTCATGGACCTAACTCATTTTGGAGATCATGATAAATCCCTCTGAGGACTGTACCTGTCGTGACTCAATTACCTCACGTGAGGCCCCACCTCTTCAAGGTTCTTTAACCTCTTTGTGTTGCCACACAGAGAACCAAGCTCCCAACACATGGACGTTTGAGGGACACACTAAAACTGTATCCCCACCACAGCAGTGTCCTCctaagagagggaaaagcagaagacgtTTAGAGAGGAAGGCCATGTGACGATGGTGGCGGAGACTAGAGTGATATTTCTGTAAGTTAAGGCATGCCAAGGATTGCCAGCACCTGCCATAAACTTGCAGAGATACAAAGAATGGACTTGCTCTCAGTCTTCAGAAAGAAGCAAACCTACCGACTCCTTGGTTTAGAACTTGTGGTTTCCAGATCTGTGAGAGAacagatttctgttgttttaagctactAAGTGTGGTAATGTTGGTTTGGCAGACCTTAGGAAgctaatataattatttaaaaaaattattggctacctattttttttttaagattttaaaaaatttcattaaatcagagttacagagagaaagacagacagatagacacacatacacaaagaatgttccatctgccggtccactccccagatggctgcaatggctgggctgggtttggccaaagccaggagctaggaacttcatccagatcccccacgtgggttgcagggatccaaacacttgggccatcttctactgctttcccaggccattaacagggagctgaatcagaaatggaccagctgggacatgaactggcacccatataggacactgacatcgcaggcagcagctttacccattatgccacaatgctggccccctgctACCTGTTTCTTATAGATGTTTCAAGCTTGCcttttatttcttgaaaaatagaATTCAGAATTATTTTATAGTGTAGATCTTATTATTCCAACATCCAAAGCCCCTGGTGGTCTGTGTTGTTTAAGCTGGTTGATGatcaggggctggtggtgtggcacagctggttaaggagtcacctgtgatgcccacatcccatttgagcactagttcgagttccagctgctccacttccaattcagctctggtaatgagcctaggaaagtagtggaggatgctccaagtacttgggtccctgccacccacatgaagacctggatggagttataggctcctgactttggccggcctagccccagccattgcagccatctggggagtgaaccagcagatggaaaatctctcgatctctctatatatttgcctttcaagtaaataaataaatctttaaaaaaaaaaaaaactagttgaTGTTCGGAATACTTTACTTCctgtgcatttaatttttttctactatAAAGCCTCATTTTCCTTGggaatttttgatttttggagaaaattatttttttatttttatttatttattttttgacaggcagagtggacagtgagagagacagagagaaaggtcttcctttgccattggttcaccctccaatggctgccgcagccggcataccatgctgatccaaaggcaggagccaggtgcttatcctggtctcccatggggtgcagggcccaagaaattgggccatcctccactgcactcccaggccacagcagagagatggactggaagaggggcaactgggacagaatccggcgccccgaccaggactagaaccttgtgtgctggcgctgcaaggcggaggattagcctagtgagccgcggcgccggtggaGAAAATTCTTTAATGCCTAAcatgaggatttatttttttttcttcaagattaagaagatcattttattttcaggatatttttatttctattcttcctaaaaaactttagacatttgtttttatttatttaaaaggcagagtgacagagggaaagagagccatcttccatctgattgcttattccccaaatgcctacaatagccagggttgagccaagtCAAAATCAGAAGCCCtcaactctatctgggtctctcatgtgggtagccaggacccaagtacttgagccattatctgctccctcccagcactgacaggaagctgggtcagaagtagaggcacagggccagtgttgtggtgtagtgcatAAAGCTGTTGCCCactttgctggcatcccatatgggtgctggttggagtcctggctgctccatttctgatccagtttcctgctaatggcctgggaaaataacagaagatgacccaagtgtttggaccccatCCAGatggagaccagatgaagctcctggctcctggctctggcctggctcaaccctggccattgcagtcttatagggagcgaaccagctga
The window above is part of the Oryctolagus cuniculus chromosome 11, mOryCun1.1, whole genome shotgun sequence genome. Proteins encoded here:
- the TUBA1B gene encoding tubulin alpha-1B chain, which gives rise to MRECISIHVGQAGVQIGNACWELYCLEHGIQPDGQMPSDKTIGGGDDSFNTFFSETGAGKHVPRAVFVDLEPTVIDEVRTGTYRQLFHPEQLITGKEDAANNYARGHYTIGKEIIDLVLDRIRKLADQCTGLQGFLVFHSFGGGTGSGFTSLLMERLSVDYGKKSKLEFSIYPAPQVSTAVVEPYNSILTTHTTLEHSDCAFMVDNEAIYDICRRNLDIERPTYTNLNRLISQIVSSITASLRFDGALNVDLTEFQTNLVPYPRIHFPLATYAPVISAEKAYHEQLSVAEITNACFEPANQMVKCDPRHGKYMACCLLYRGDVVPKDVNAAIATIKTKRSIQFVDWCPTGFKVGINYQPPTVVPGGDLAKVQRAVCMLSNTTAIAEAWARLDHKFDLMYAKRAFVHWYVGEGMEEGEFSEAREDMAALEKDYEEVGVDSVEGEGEEEGEEY
- the TUBA1B gene encoding tubulin alpha-1B chain isoform X1, with the protein product MPSDKTIGGGDDSFNTFFSETGAGKHVPRAVFVDLEPTVIDEVRTGTYRQLFHPEQLITGKEDAANNYARGHYTIGKEIIDLVLDRIRKLADQCTGLQGFLVFHSFGGGTGSGFTSLLMERLSVDYGKKSKLEFSIYPAPQVSTAVVEPYNSILTTHTTLEHSDCAFMVDNEAIYDICRRNLDIERPTYTNLNRLISQIVSSITASLRFDGALNVDLTEFQTNLVPYPRIHFPLATYAPVISAEKAYHEQLSVAEITNACFEPANQMVKCDPRHGKYMACCLLYRGDVVPKDVNAAIATIKTKRSIQFVDWCPTGFKVGINYQPPTVVPGGDLAKVQRAVCMLSNTTAIAEAWARLDHKFDLMYAKRAFVHWYVGEGMEEGEFSEAREDMAALEKDYEEVGVDSVEGEGEEEGEEY